A single region of the Vicia villosa cultivar HV-30 ecotype Madison, WI linkage group LG4, Vvil1.0, whole genome shotgun sequence genome encodes:
- the LOC131598726 gene encoding glycosyltransferase BC10-like: protein MTMKSSNDQQGITLSNLKFFNSQLYLINFFGHILLFGSGLLIGITLTFFLKNFSFNFQIQHFQDQSFTLNPSSNISLSPPIPSHDCLVINNKTNNISSNGLGYFFMVPSAMHDMNEDELFWRASMVPMIGELPFKQTPKVAFMFLTKGAVLLAPLWEKFFKGNDGLFSIYIHPNPSFNETAYDQSSVFYDRRIPSKEVVWGENSMIEAERRLLANALLDFSNQRFVLLSEACIPLFNFSTIYNYLMNSKQTFVEAKDIEGYVGRGRYRNPMKPLIYLSQWRKGSQWFQIDRFLALQVISDETYFSVFKKYCNPPCYSDEHYLPTMVSIMFWERNSNRTLTWVDWSKGGPHPSKFIRPQVTWEFLEGLRFGSTCEYNGETTNICHLFARKFTTNALDRLLRFAPKLMQFN, encoded by the exons ATGACCATGAAGAGTAGTAATGATCAACAAGGTATAACCTTATCAAATCTAAAGTTTTTCAATTCTCAACTATATCTCATCAATTTCTTTGGCCATATTCTTCTTTTTGGTTCTGGTTTACTCATTGGTATCACACTCACTTTTTTCCTCAAAAATTTTTCATTCAACTTTCAAATCCAACATTTCCAAGATCAATCTTTTACCTTAAACCCATCTTCCAATATTTCTCTTTCACCTCCAATCCCATCACATGATTGTTTGgttattaataataaaacaaataacatTAGTTCAAATGGGTTGGGATATTTTTTTATGGTTCCAAGTGcaatgcatgatatgaatgaagATGAATTATTTTGGAGAGCTTCAATGGTTCCTATGATTGGTGAACTTCCATTCAAGCAAACACCAAAGGTTGCATTTATGTTTTTGACAAAAGGTGCTGTTTTGTTGGCTCCTCTTTGGGAGAAATTCTTCAAAGGGAATGATGGGTTGTTTTCAATCTACATTCATCCAAATCCTTCTTTCAATGAAACGGCTTATGATCAAAGCTCTGTGTTTTATGATCGAAGAATTCCAAGCAAG GAGGTAGTGTGGGGTGAAAATAGCATGATAGAAGCTGAGAGACGTCTATTAGCAAATGCATTGCTTGATTTCTCAAACCAACGTTTTGTATTACTATCAGAAGCATGCATACCATTATTCAATTTCTCCACAATCTACAATTACCTAATGAATTCAAAACAAACCTTTGTAGAAGCCAAAGACATAGAAGGCTATGTTGGACGTGGAAGATATAGAAACCCAATGAAACCATTGATTTATCTTTCACAATGGAGAAAAGGGTCACAATGGTTTCAAATAGATCGATTTCTTGCACTTCAAGTAATCTCAGATGAAACCTATTTTTCTGTGTTTAAAAAATATTGCAACCCTCCATGCTATAGTGATGAGCATTACTTGCCAACAATGGTGAGTATTATGTTTTGGGAGAGGAATTCTAATAGAACTTTGACTTGGGTTGATTGGTCAAAAGGTGGACCCCATCCTTCAAAATTTATAAGACCACAAGTGACTTGGGAGTTTTTGGAAGGGTTGAGATTTGGAAGCACTTGTGAGTACAATGGAGAGACAACAAATATTTGTCATTTGTTTGCAAGGAAGTTTACTACTAATGCTTTGGATAGATTGCTTAGATTTGCTCCAAAGTTGATGCAATTCAATTGA